From the genome of Anoplopoma fimbria isolate UVic2021 breed Golden Eagle Sablefish chromosome 1, Afim_UVic_2022, whole genome shotgun sequence, one region includes:
- the LOC129090885 gene encoding dehydrogenase/reductase SDR family member 11-like isoform X1: protein MDRWRGRVALVTGASVGVGAAVAQELVRCGMKVVGCARDVEKIQKLASECQSAGHSGVLVPFKCDLNNEEEILSMFAAIKEQHKGVDVCINNAGLAHPEHLLNGKTSGWKNMLDVNVLALCICTREAYQSMKERNVDDGHIININSMSGHRVVCSADGHFYSSTKYAVTALTEGLRQELREAKTHIRATCISPGVVETEFISRLYNNNAEIAAAVYSKFKPLEAIDIANSVTYVLSAPPHVEIGDVQMRPVEQMM from the exons ATGGACCGCTGGAGGGGCAGAGTGGCTCTAGTGACCGGAGCTTCGGTCGGGGTTGGTGCGGCCGTAGCTCAGGAGTTGGTCCGCTGCGGTATGAAGGTGGTGGGCTGTGCCAGGGACGTCGAAAAGATTCAG AAATTGGCATCTGAGTGTCAAAGTGCAGGCCACAGCGGTGTCCTGGTGCCTTTCAAGTGTGACTTGAACAATGAAGAGGAGATTTTGTCCATGTTTGCAGCCATCAAAGAGCAGCACAAAGGGGTGGATGTGTGCATCAACAACGCTGGCTTGGCTCATCCAGAGCATCTGTTAAATGGAAAAACCAGCGGCTGGAAGAACATGCTGGAT GTGAATGTTCTTGCATTGTGTATTTGCACCCGTGAAGCGTACCAGtcaatgaaagaaagaaatgttgatgACGGGCacatcataaacataaacag CATGAGTGGACATCGTGTAGTTTGCAGTGCTGATGGACATTTCTACAGTTCCACCAAGTACGCTGTGACGGCCCTGACGGAGGGCCTGAGACAGGAGCTGCGTGAGGCGAAGACCCACATCAGAGCCACA TGCATTTCTCCCGGTGTAGTGGAGACAGAATTCATTTCACGGCTCTACAACAATAATGCTGAGATAGCTGCTGCTGTATACTCTAAATTTAAG CCCTTGGAAGCAATAGATATTGCAAATTCTGTCACATATGTCCTCAGTGCACCTCCTCATGTGGAG ATCGGAGACGTTCAGATGCGACCTGTGGAGCAGATGATGTAG
- the LOC129090885 gene encoding dehydrogenase/reductase SDR family member 11-like isoform X2 — translation MFAAIKEQHKGVDVCINNAGLAHPEHLLNGKTSGWKNMLDVNVLALCICTREAYQSMKERNVDDGHIININSMSGHRVVCSADGHFYSSTKYAVTALTEGLRQELREAKTHIRATCISPGVVETEFISRLYNNNAEIAAAVYSKFKPLEAIDIANSVTYVLSAPPHVEIGDVQMRPVEQMM, via the exons ATGTTTGCAGCCATCAAAGAGCAGCACAAAGGGGTGGATGTGTGCATCAACAACGCTGGCTTGGCTCATCCAGAGCATCTGTTAAATGGAAAAACCAGCGGCTGGAAGAACATGCTGGAT GTGAATGTTCTTGCATTGTGTATTTGCACCCGTGAAGCGTACCAGtcaatgaaagaaagaaatgttgatgACGGGCacatcataaacataaacag CATGAGTGGACATCGTGTAGTTTGCAGTGCTGATGGACATTTCTACAGTTCCACCAAGTACGCTGTGACGGCCCTGACGGAGGGCCTGAGACAGGAGCTGCGTGAGGCGAAGACCCACATCAGAGCCACA TGCATTTCTCCCGGTGTAGTGGAGACAGAATTCATTTCACGGCTCTACAACAATAATGCTGAGATAGCTGCTGCTGTATACTCTAAATTTAAG CCCTTGGAAGCAATAGATATTGCAAATTCTGTCACATATGTCCTCAGTGCACCTCCTCATGTGGAG ATCGGAGACGTTCAGATGCGACCTGTGGAGCAGATGATGTAG